Genomic segment of Chitinophaga varians:
CAGGAGGCCTTCATACAGGTACACCGTAACATCGGCAAGCTGGAGCGCGAAGCGAGTGTGACAGCATGGATTAAAAGGATAGTGGTCAACCACTGCCTGAATAATCTGAGAAAGAAAAAAGTGTACTTTGAAGAAGTGGAAGAAGTGGAAGTAGCAGAAGAAGTGGGTATAGACGAGGATTCCTTCACGTGGACCGTGTCCGCTGTCAAATCAGCCATTCACGGGTTGCCGCAGGGATACCGCACCGTACTGAATCTGTATCTGTTTGAAGACTACTCTCACCGTGAGATCGCCGACATGATGGGGATTACGGAATCTACCGTGAAAACCCAGTACATGCGGGCCAAAGAGAAAGTAAGGCAAATTGTAAAACAGCAAAATCTTATTCGTTAATGCCGGAAAATTTTGAAAGTTTTATCCAACAGCACCGGGACGCGTTTGAGGAGCCCGGGCCCTCACCCAGAGTGTGGGACGCATTGGAAAGAGAGTTGGAGGGAGGCCGTAAAGGCAGAGTAGTTTCGCTGCTGGGCAAAAACTGGTTCAAAGCCGCCGTTATCGCAGTATTGCTGGTGAACGCCGCCGTACTGTTTTATATCGCCAGGCATAAACAACAGCAACAGCAGGACCTCGCTGTCGTGATACCGGAAATGCAGGATGCCAAAGTGTATTATTCCAACCGTATCAATGAAAAGCTGGAGCTCATCAACGCCTATCCGGCCAGTGAGCTGGGGCTGGACAGCGCCGCCAGACAAGAACTGCAGTTACGTAACGATACCTATAAAACACTGGAGAATGAGCTGAAAAACAATCCGGGCAACCAAAGAATCCGGGGCGCCATGATCCGTTATTACCAGCTCAAACTGGAGCTGCTTGACAAAATCCTCGAAGAGTTGCATGAAAAACATGCAGCTCCCACTACTCACACAAAAAAACAATATGAAGCTGAAATTTAGTTTGCTGTTATGCCTTGTATTGCCGCTGTTCACTTTTGCCACCAATGGTGACGTAACGTATAAAAAA
This window contains:
- a CDS encoding RNA polymerase sigma factor, translating into MNQTQIDGNVIDRCKRGDVRAFRELYNAYAAAMYNICLRMTGNVSDAEDTLQEAFIQVHRNIGKLEREASVTAWIKRIVVNHCLNNLRKKKVYFEEVEEVEVAEEVGIDEDSFTWTVSAVKSAIHGLPQGYRTVLNLYLFEDYSHREIADMMGITESTVKTQYMRAKEKVRQIVKQQNLIR